In Rahnella variigena, one DNA window encodes the following:
- a CDS encoding DUF1456 family protein has product MMHNHVLRSVRYMLDLSEGQLIEILKTTGTPVSPEVMSRYLKKEDEEGYMEVPDEVMANFLNGLITFKRGKDDRFPAPEVEKRLTNNIMLKKLRVAFELKTEDMISVLTAADFKVSEGELSAFFRKEGHKNYRPCGDQVMRYFLKGLTAKVRPKKG; this is encoded by the coding sequence ATGATGCATAACCATGTCTTGCGCAGCGTGCGCTACATGCTGGATTTGAGCGAAGGTCAGTTGATTGAGATCCTTAAAACGACCGGTACGCCTGTCAGCCCTGAAGTGATGTCGCGCTACCTCAAAAAAGAAGATGAAGAAGGCTACATGGAAGTGCCAGACGAAGTGATGGCAAACTTCCTTAATGGCCTGATCACCTTCAAACGCGGTAAAGACGATCGCTTCCCTGCGCCGGAAGTAGAAAAGCGTCTGACCAATAACATCATGCTGAAAAAATTGCGCGTGGCGTTTGAGCTGAAAACCGAAGACATGATTTCCGTGCTGACTGCGGCAGATTTCAAAGTCTCCGAAGGCGAACTGAGTGCGTTCTTCCGCAAGGAAGGCCACAAAAACTACCGTCCTTGCGGCGATCAGGTAATGCGTTATTTCCTGAAAGGGCT
- the mtnK gene encoding S-methyl-5-thioribose kinase — protein MSRYYTFTAKDAVEYARQFGGVADPHSLVTADEIGDGNLNLVFKIRDTAGKSRVIVKQALPYVRCVGESWPLTLDRARIEAETLIIHGQYCPQHTVTVLHHDAELAVMVQEDLSDHHIWRSELVQGKYYPQASAQLGEYLAQTLFHTSDFFQNAQTKKAEVSRFTNPELCQITEDLFFTDPYVDHERNNFDAVLQPEVDALRADKPLRLAVAALKHRFLSKAEALLHGDIHSGSIFVAEGKLKAIDAEFGYYGPLGFDPGSAMGNLLLNYCGLPGLVGVREAADGREQRLKDVRELWLSFSERFLQLARDKSQDPTLAEPGYAEFFLQEVWHDAVGYCGAELIRRTIGLAHVADLDTIKDAAMRADCQRHALSLGQKLILTAQQIGDVESLIARIRQFS, from the coding sequence ATGTCGCGCTACTACACATTTACCGCCAAAGATGCCGTTGAATATGCCCGTCAGTTTGGCGGCGTGGCAGATCCGCACTCCCTGGTCACTGCCGATGAAATCGGTGACGGAAACCTGAATCTGGTGTTTAAGATCCGCGATACTGCGGGTAAAAGCCGGGTGATCGTCAAACAGGCGCTGCCGTATGTGCGTTGTGTGGGTGAATCCTGGCCGCTGACTTTAGATCGTGCGCGCATTGAAGCAGAAACCCTGATCATCCACGGTCAGTATTGCCCGCAGCATACGGTCACCGTGTTACATCACGACGCAGAACTGGCGGTGATGGTGCAGGAAGATCTGTCGGATCATCACATCTGGCGCAGCGAGCTGGTGCAGGGGAAATACTACCCGCAGGCTTCTGCCCAGCTGGGAGAATATCTGGCGCAAACGTTGTTCCATACCTCGGATTTCTTCCAGAACGCGCAGACCAAAAAAGCCGAAGTTTCCCGTTTCACTAATCCTGAATTGTGTCAGATCACCGAAGATCTGTTCTTTACCGATCCGTATGTCGATCACGAGCGCAATAATTTTGATGCCGTATTGCAGCCGGAAGTGGATGCGCTGCGTGCGGATAAACCGCTGCGACTGGCGGTGGCGGCGCTGAAACACCGTTTCCTGAGTAAAGCGGAAGCGTTGCTGCACGGCGATATTCACAGCGGGTCGATTTTTGTCGCCGAAGGTAAACTGAAAGCCATCGACGCGGAATTCGGTTATTACGGCCCGCTGGGATTTGATCCGGGTTCGGCAATGGGAAATCTGCTGCTGAACTACTGTGGCCTGCCGGGACTGGTCGGGGTGCGTGAAGCGGCAGATGGCCGTGAGCAGCGCCTGAAAGATGTGCGTGAACTGTGGCTGAGCTTCTCGGAGCGTTTCCTGCAACTGGCGCGGGATAAATCCCAGGATCCGACGCTGGCGGAGCCGGGCTATGCGGAATTTTTCCTGCAGGAAGTCTGGCACGATGCCGTCGGGTATTGCGGCGCGGAGTTGATCCGCCGCACCATCGGACTGGCGCACGTCGCCGATCTCGATACCATTAAAGATGCTGCGATGCGCGCCGATTGCCAGCGACACGCGCTGAGCCTCGGACAAAAACTCATTCTGACCGCACAACAAATCGGCGATGTGGAGTCACTTATTGCGCGGATCCGTCAGTTCAGCTAA
- the mtnA gene encoding S-methyl-5-thioribose-1-phosphate isomerase, with protein sequence MQSLTTTSLRIRENQLWILDQQALPQRSDWRECRDVSELVDHIRTLRVRGAPLIGLSASLLLALLAERGMAQDELHHALDTLRASRPTAVNLMNNLDRMKTALQQPDYVKALSEEALRLVDEDRALCDSIATHGAKLVTPGSRLLTHCNTGGLATAGVGTAIGVIRRAHEQGNVEQVWVDETRPLLQGGRLTAWELGELGITYQLICDSMAASLMAQKRVDAIWVGADRIAANGDVANKIGTYSLAVLAKYHGIPFYVAAPHTTHDPQCPNGAAIPIEQRAASEVTGVSGSFGSVQWAPLDAQVYNPAFDVTPAELISGWVLDVGVVTPDQVREGFFRRALR encoded by the coding sequence ATGCAAAGCCTCACAACCACCAGTTTACGTATTCGTGAAAACCAGCTGTGGATCCTCGACCAGCAAGCCCTGCCGCAACGGTCTGACTGGCGCGAATGTCGCGACGTCAGCGAACTGGTGGATCACATCCGCACCCTGCGCGTGCGTGGTGCGCCGCTGATTGGCTTGTCCGCCAGCCTGCTGCTGGCCCTGCTGGCTGAACGGGGAATGGCGCAGGATGAATTACATCATGCGCTGGACACGCTGCGTGCCTCGCGCCCGACCGCCGTGAATCTGATGAACAATCTCGACCGGATGAAAACCGCGCTGCAACAACCTGATTACGTGAAGGCGTTATCAGAAGAAGCGTTGCGTCTGGTGGATGAGGACCGGGCATTGTGCGACAGCATTGCCACACATGGCGCTAAGCTGGTCACACCCGGCAGTCGCCTGCTGACCCATTGCAACACCGGCGGGCTGGCAACGGCAGGCGTCGGCACGGCAATCGGGGTGATCCGCCGCGCCCATGAGCAGGGGAATGTAGAACAGGTTTGGGTGGACGAAACCCGTCCGCTGTTACAGGGCGGACGTCTCACCGCCTGGGAACTCGGTGAGCTGGGCATTACTTATCAGCTGATTTGCGATTCGATGGCCGCCAGCCTGATGGCACAAAAGCGCGTCGATGCTATCTGGGTCGGCGCTGACCGCATTGCTGCGAATGGCGATGTTGCCAACAAAATCGGCACTTACAGCCTGGCGGTTTTGGCGAAATATCACGGCATTCCGTTCTACGTCGCCGCACCGCATACCACGCACGATCCGCAATGTCCGAACGGTGCCGCTATCCCCATCGAACAGCGCGCCGCAAGCGAAGTCACCGGCGTTTCCGGCAGTTTTGGTTCCGTACAATGGGCACCGCTGGACGCACAGGTTTATAACCCGGCATTTGATGTGACGCCTGCAGAGTTGATCAGCGGATGGGTGCTGGATGTGGGCGTGGTGACGCCGGATCAGGTTCGGGAAGGGTTCTTCAGACGAGCCTTGCGTTAA
- a CDS encoding CsgG/HfaB family protein: MKSVFILSAMIAAGTLTGCATESSRTVEVQKVASYNTQYNGPRSPISVGKFDNRSSYMSGIFSDGVDRLGNQSKTILVTDLQQTGRFNVLDRTNMAEIKEEAGIKGQAQTLKGANYVITGDVTEFGRKEVGDNQLWGILGRGKQQIAYAKVSLNVVNVQTSEVVYSSQGAGEYSLSNREIIGFGGTASYDSTLNGKVLDLAIREAVNNLVNGIESGAWRPAN, encoded by the coding sequence ATGAAATCAGTTTTCATTTTGTCGGCAATGATTGCGGCAGGCACATTAACAGGGTGTGCAACAGAATCATCCCGCACGGTTGAAGTTCAGAAAGTCGCTTCTTATAACACGCAATATAATGGCCCCCGCAGTCCGATTTCTGTCGGCAAATTCGATAACCGCTCAAGCTATATGAGTGGCATTTTCTCTGACGGCGTCGATCGTCTGGGCAATCAGTCTAAAACTATTCTGGTGACTGACCTGCAACAAACTGGCCGCTTTAATGTTTTAGACCGCACCAATATGGCTGAAATTAAAGAAGAAGCCGGAATTAAAGGCCAGGCACAAACGCTGAAAGGTGCTAATTACGTCATCACCGGTGATGTGACTGAGTTTGGTCGTAAAGAAGTCGGCGACAACCAGTTGTGGGGCATCCTCGGCCGCGGTAAGCAACAGATCGCTTACGCTAAAGTCAGCCTGAATGTTGTCAATGTTCAGACCTCTGAAGTGGTGTATTCCTCACAGGGCGCAGGCGAGTATTCCCTGTCCAACCGTGAAATTATTGGTTTCGGCGGCACTGCCAGTTATGACTCTACCTTAAACGGCAAAGTGCTGGATTTAGCAATCCGTGAAGCGGTGAATAACCTGGTGAATGGGATCGAAAGCGGCGCATGGCGTCCGGCTAATTAA
- a CDS encoding DUF4810 domain-containing protein, with protein sequence MTLRKTQRAVLKGGFFTLALLLAGCAKQADTSLYNWDNYQKTVYQYYQGDKVGPEEQIASLKESIEKSRATGKAVPPGLHAQLGLLYANTGHTDLAFQEFNTEKSLFPESATYMDFLLKNKGSVK encoded by the coding sequence ATGACATTACGTAAAACCCAACGCGCCGTGTTAAAAGGTGGATTTTTTACCCTAGCGTTATTATTAGCGGGCTGTGCAAAACAGGCTGACACATCATTATATAACTGGGATAACTATCAGAAGACCGTTTACCAGTATTATCAGGGTGACAAAGTCGGCCCGGAAGAACAAATCGCGTCATTAAAAGAGTCGATTGAAAAATCCCGTGCAACCGGTAAAGCCGTTCCACCAGGCCTGCACGCCCAACTGGGATTACTTTATGCCAATACCGGGCATACCGATCTGGCATTTCAGGAATTCAATACTGAGAAAAGTTTATTTCCTGAGTCAGCAACCTACATGGATTTCCTGCTGAAAAATAAAGGGAGTGTTAAATGA
- a CDS encoding DUF799 domain-containing protein, with translation MKRLFLLTGMVLTLLLTGCAKKASYDYTAFKESKPRSILVLPPVNHSPDVNASHSMLSTVTAPLAEDGFYVFPVAVVEETFKQNGITGAEDIRSVSAAKLREIFGADAALYIDITSYGSSYMVVSSETRVTANAKLVDLRNGKVLWTGNATASDSENDNNNGGIIGMLVQAAVKQISSTISDKGHDIAGLTSYRLLSASQTDGLLYGPRSPNYGKQVMR, from the coding sequence ATGAAACGTTTATTCCTGCTGACCGGTATGGTGCTGACGTTGTTGCTGACAGGCTGCGCGAAAAAAGCGTCTTACGATTACACCGCGTTTAAAGAAAGCAAACCGAGATCGATTCTGGTCCTGCCGCCGGTGAACCATTCGCCGGACGTGAACGCCAGCCACAGCATGCTTTCAACTGTCACGGCACCGCTGGCAGAAGACGGCTTCTATGTCTTCCCGGTGGCTGTCGTTGAAGAAACCTTCAAGCAGAACGGCATAACCGGTGCGGAAGATATTCGTTCAGTCAGCGCCGCCAAACTGCGTGAAATTTTCGGTGCGGATGCCGCGCTTTACATTGATATCACCAGCTACGGCAGCAGCTACATGGTGGTTTCCAGCGAAACCCGTGTCACCGCTAATGCCAAACTGGTGGATTTACGCAATGGCAAAGTGCTGTGGACAGGTAACGCCACTGCCTCTGACAGCGAAAATGACAACAACAACGGCGGGATCATCGGCATGCTGGTTCAGGCTGCGGTGAAGCAAATCTCCAGCACGATTTCCGACAAAGGTCATGATATCGCCGGGCTCACCAGCTACCGTCTGCTGAGTGCATCTCAGACCGACGGCCTGCTGTACGGCCCACGCTCACCGAATTATGGTAAGCAGGTAATGCGTTAA
- a CDS encoding 1,2-dihydroxy-3-keto-5-methylthiopentene dioxygenase, producing MSALTIFSDQDPSAPVWESRDGDAIAAELSKIDVRFERWQADRDLGENPQPQDVIAAYQHEIDKLVEEKGYQSWDVISMRPDNEQRDVLRTKFLSEHTHGEDEVRFFVEGAGLFCLHLNGKIFQILCEKNDLISVPANTRHWFDMGGSPSFTAIRVFDNPEGWVAHFTGDKIADAYPRMGE from the coding sequence ATGAGTGCATTGACGATTTTTAGTGACCAGGATCCTTCCGCACCGGTGTGGGAAAGCCGCGACGGCGACGCCATTGCTGCCGAACTGAGCAAAATTGATGTGCGCTTTGAGCGCTGGCAGGCTGATCGCGATTTAGGTGAGAACCCGCAACCGCAGGACGTGATTGCCGCTTATCAGCATGAAATCGACAAACTGGTCGAAGAAAAAGGCTATCAGAGCTGGGACGTGATCAGCATGCGTCCGGACAACGAACAGCGCGACGTGTTGCGCACCAAATTCCTTTCCGAACATACGCATGGCGAAGATGAAGTACGTTTTTTCGTTGAAGGCGCGGGGCTGTTTTGCCTGCACCTGAATGGCAAGATTTTCCAGATCCTGTGCGAGAAGAACGATCTGATTTCCGTACCGGCCAACACCCGCCACTGGTTTGACATGGGCGGATCCCCGTCATTTACCGCGATCCGCGTGTTCGACAATCCGGAAGGCTGGGTGGCGCATTTCACCGGCGATAAGATTGCGGATGCGTATCCGAGGATGGGGGAGTAA
- the mtnC gene encoding acireductone synthase codes for MIRAIVTDIEGTTTDIRFVHQVLFPYARQRLAEFLRHEHEQPDVAAALDALRAEIDRPQASVEALIEQLFTYMDNDVKSTSLKVLQGIIWRTGYENGDFRGHLYDDVAPQLEAWKAEGLKLCVYSSGSVDAQKLLFGYSDAGDLTPLFSGYFDTRVGAKRETESYQNIAEQLILPPQDLLFLSDIRQELDAARLAGWHTCQLIRDDADELSDHLQVNRFDQIALETFL; via the coding sequence ATGATCCGCGCCATCGTCACTGATATTGAAGGCACCACCACGGATATCCGTTTTGTGCATCAGGTGTTATTCCCTTACGCCCGCCAGCGTCTGGCGGAGTTCCTTCGTCATGAGCATGAACAGCCGGACGTCGCAGCGGCGCTGGACGCTTTACGCGCTGAAATCGACCGGCCACAGGCCAGCGTCGAAGCGCTCATCGAACAGCTTTTTACCTACATGGACAACGACGTGAAATCGACGTCGCTGAAAGTCTTGCAGGGCATCATCTGGCGCACGGGTTATGAGAATGGCGATTTCCGCGGCCATCTCTATGACGACGTCGCGCCGCAACTGGAAGCCTGGAAAGCCGAAGGCCTGAAACTTTGCGTGTATTCCTCCGGTTCGGTGGACGCGCAAAAACTGCTGTTTGGCTACAGTGATGCGGGTGATTTAACCCCGCTGTTCAGCGGATATTTCGACACCCGCGTCGGGGCAAAGCGTGAAACGGAGTCGTATCAGAACATCGCCGAGCAACTGATCCTGCCGCCGCAGGATTTACTGTTTTTATCGGACATCCGTCAGGAACTCGATGCCGCGCGCCTGGCAGGCTGGCATACCTGTCAGTTGATCCGCGATGACGCTGACGAACTCAGCGATCACCTGCAAGTTAATCGTTTTGATCAGATAGCCTTAGAAACATTCTTATAA
- a CDS encoding methylthioribulose 1-phosphate dehydratase, giving the protein MTENLQLGALLAACHWIGQKGWSPATGGNMSVREGDAHCLITESGKDKGSLTAEDFLLVELESGLAPGGRRPSAETGLHTMLYSRYPETGAVLHTHSVNSTVLSRVERSGALVLEGYEMQKSLSGQTSHLDQVVIPIFDNSQDIPALAQKIIASSEHAPLQYGFLLRGHGLTCWGRDVAEARRHLEGLEFLFQCELQRRLLEAK; this is encoded by the coding sequence ATGACAGAGAATTTGCAACTGGGCGCGCTGCTGGCGGCCTGTCACTGGATTGGTCAGAAGGGCTGGAGCCCGGCGACGGGCGGTAATATGTCTGTACGCGAAGGCGATGCCCATTGCCTGATCACCGAATCAGGAAAAGACAAAGGATCACTGACCGCAGAAGACTTCCTGCTGGTGGAACTGGAAAGCGGCCTTGCGCCGGGTGGTCGTCGTCCTTCGGCGGAAACCGGGCTGCACACGATGCTGTATTCCCGCTATCCTGAAACAGGTGCGGTGCTGCATACCCATTCGGTCAATTCGACCGTGTTATCGCGGGTTGAGCGCAGCGGCGCGCTGGTGCTGGAAGGCTACGAGATGCAAAAATCGCTCAGTGGCCAGACCTCGCACCTTGATCAGGTGGTGATCCCGATCTTCGACAACAGCCAGGATATTCCTGCGCTGGCGCAGAAGATTATTGCTTCGTCAGAACACGCGCCGTTGCAGTATGGTTTTCTGCTGCGCGGCCACGGGCTGACCTGCTGGGGACGGGATGTGGCCGAAGCGCGCCGCCATCTGGAAGGGCTGGAATTCCTGTTCCAGTGTGAACTGCAACGTCGCCTGCTGGAGGCTAAATGA
- a CDS encoding pyridoxal phosphate-dependent aminotransferase produces MSTAALIPESKLPALGTTIFTQMSALAQKHNAINLSQGFPDFDGPQYLRDRLAYHVSQGSNQYAPMTGTAPLREAIAAKTELIYGYAPDANTDITITAGATESLYIAITALVSKGDEVIAFDPSYDCYAPAVELAGGVMKRIQLQPPEFKVNWAEFADQITDRTKLVIINTPHNPSATVWSDSDVEQLWQTIADKHIFVLSDEVYEHICFAPQGHASVLRHPELRQRAIAVSSFGKTYHMTGWRVGYCIAPAIISAELRKVHQYLTFSITTPVQLALADMLREAPEHWQELPAFYQARRDRLAQGLANSRLKVLPSQGTYFLLVDYSDVSDLDDVAFCHWLTEHVGVAAIPMSVFCAAPFPHKLIRLCFAKQEATLDAAAERLCQL; encoded by the coding sequence ATGAGCACAGCAGCATTGATCCCCGAAAGTAAACTTCCTGCCTTAGGCACCACGATTTTCACCCAAATGAGTGCTCTGGCGCAGAAACACAATGCGATAAACCTGTCGCAGGGTTTTCCTGATTTCGACGGCCCGCAATATCTGAGGGATCGTCTGGCGTATCACGTCAGTCAGGGTTCGAACCAGTACGCTCCGATGACCGGCACCGCGCCACTGCGTGAAGCGATTGCCGCGAAAACCGAACTGATTTACGGCTATGCGCCGGACGCCAACACCGACATCACCATCACAGCGGGCGCGACCGAATCACTGTATATCGCCATCACCGCGCTGGTGTCGAAAGGTGATGAAGTGATTGCTTTTGATCCGAGCTATGACTGTTACGCCCCGGCGGTGGAACTGGCGGGCGGCGTGATGAAACGCATTCAGTTACAGCCGCCGGAATTTAAAGTGAACTGGGCGGAATTCGCCGATCAGATCACTGACCGCACGAAGCTGGTGATCATCAACACCCCGCATAATCCGTCGGCCACGGTCTGGAGCGACAGCGACGTCGAACAACTCTGGCAGACCATTGCGGATAAGCACATTTTCGTGCTGAGCGATGAAGTGTACGAGCACATTTGCTTTGCACCGCAAGGTCACGCCAGCGTGCTGCGTCATCCCGAATTGCGTCAGCGTGCTATTGCGGTGTCATCGTTCGGCAAGACTTATCACATGACAGGCTGGCGCGTAGGTTACTGCATCGCACCGGCGATTATCAGTGCCGAACTGCGCAAGGTTCATCAGTATCTGACCTTCTCCATCACCACGCCGGTTCAGCTGGCGCTGGCGGATATGCTGCGTGAAGCGCCGGAACACTGGCAGGAATTACCGGCCTTTTATCAGGCCAGGCGCGACCGTCTGGCGCAGGGGCTGGCGAACAGCCGTCTGAAAGTGTTACCCAGTCAGGGCACCTATTTCCTGCTGGTCGACTACAGTGACGTGTCCGATTTAGACGACGTGGCATTCTGCCACTGGCTGACTGAACATGTCGGCGTAGCGGCCATTCCGATGTCGGTATTCTGCGCCGCACCTTTCCCACATAAACTGATCCGGCTGTGCTTCGCCAAACAGGAAGCCACGCTGGACGCTGCCGCGGAGCGCCTGTGTCAACTTTAA
- a CDS encoding amidohydrolase yields the protein MSTLKLSVLQQPLVWLDGEANLAHFDGLLGALTGRDLIVLPEMFTTGFAMQAPGSALPESRVVQWLQQWAKQLGAMIGGSVALSTTEGAVNRFLLVEPQGNVHFYDKRHLFRMAGEHNYYVPGKRREIVEWRGWRILPQVCYDLRFPVYSRNRQDYDLALYVANWPAPRSRHWQTLLAARAIENQAYVAGCNRVGHDDNGHYYSGDSLIINPQGEELARAEPGSAMIIEAELSLEALQDYRETFPAWRDADTYLLHD from the coding sequence GTGTCAACTTTAAAACTGTCCGTACTGCAACAGCCGCTGGTGTGGCTGGACGGCGAGGCAAACCTCGCGCATTTCGACGGCCTGCTCGGTGCGCTCACCGGCCGTGACCTGATTGTGTTGCCTGAAATGTTTACCACCGGTTTTGCCATGCAGGCACCGGGCAGCGCGCTGCCGGAATCGCGTGTGGTGCAATGGCTGCAACAATGGGCGAAACAACTCGGTGCGATGATCGGTGGCAGTGTGGCGCTGAGCACCACGGAAGGCGCGGTGAACCGTTTCCTGCTGGTTGAGCCGCAGGGCAACGTACATTTTTACGATAAACGTCACCTGTTCCGCATGGCCGGTGAACACAATTATTATGTGCCCGGAAAACGTCGTGAAATCGTCGAATGGCGCGGCTGGCGTATTTTGCCGCAAGTCTGTTACGACCTGCGTTTCCCTGTGTATTCACGCAACCGTCAGGATTACGACCTGGCGCTTTACGTCGCCAACTGGCCCGCCCCCCGCAGCCGTCACTGGCAGACATTGCTCGCCGCCCGTGCCATCGAAAATCAGGCGTATGTTGCCGGTTGCAACCGCGTCGGCCACGACGATAACGGTCATTATTACAGCGGCGACAGCCTGATCATTAATCCGCAGGGTGAAGAACTGGCGCGGGCAGAACCGGGTTCGGCGATGATTATTGAGGCCGAATTATCACTGGAAGCGTTACAGGATTACCGCGAAACTTTCCCCGCCTGGCGCGATGCCGATACCTATTTGTTGCATGACTGA
- a CDS encoding DUF1993 domain-containing protein, translated as MSASLYGSTAAQFVRGLKNLSALLEKGAAWAKENGKSEEEVLNTRLAEDMYPLARQVQITSDMSKGAIARLSGVAAPAMEDNEVMFAQLQERIAKTLRFIESVDVAKLEGDESREIVVKGRNHELKFTAHSYVTVFAVPNFYFHITTAYNILRHLGVNIGKADFIGGN; from the coding sequence ATGTCAGCATCTCTTTATGGCAGTACGGCAGCACAGTTTGTTCGTGGATTAAAGAATCTTTCAGCCTTGCTGGAAAAGGGCGCTGCATGGGCAAAAGAAAACGGAAAATCAGAAGAAGAAGTCCTGAATACCCGTCTGGCCGAAGATATGTATCCGCTGGCGCGTCAGGTGCAAATCACCAGTGACATGTCGAAAGGCGCAATTGCCCGTCTGTCAGGCGTTGCTGCACCGGCGATGGAAGATAATGAAGTGATGTTTGCCCAGTTGCAGGAACGTATCGCCAAAACGCTGCGCTTTATTGAAAGCGTGGATGTCGCGAAACTGGAAGGCGATGAATCCCGTGAGATCGTGGTGAAAGGCAGAAACCATGAACTGAAATTCACCGCGCACAGCTACGTCACCGTTTTTGCCGTGCCGAACTTCTATTTCCACATCACTACCGCCTACAACATTCTGCGCCACCTGGGCGTGAACATCGGTAAAGCGGACTTCATCGGCGGGAATTAA
- a CDS encoding glutamine amidotransferase-related protein → MTITFIAHSTPEPALYGAMAAILAELRALPLCHFPVSHDAQRYPNARQHVTAQGHALTSGLVWLERLTGRGAGEETGLESLIYRALKEDIVVPLREPLSAGLAAQIAEHGIETESLTVARNQDKFQLEDCATGKIRSNGWGRDAFGRWALGSVSQPVMRAGKTLRVALVGDFAEQRDSYPAMLAALGDAADALAMNIDVVYVTAALLGSQLDCTLFDVDGIILPGATLTQGDHQASALATAAWALENRTPVLGINQGMHQMVTALGQKVLGQDRVVMHGPSTLGSLQTGLPLAEHAQPRPGNHTVITRTGSLLANKMGDAFTLRYNQRRYLNPHLLAELESTGLRITGYDESGEQAQVAELDNHPFFLGVQGQPELMSRRERPHPLLMAFLQQVRQGNRDRDVSHAALTQSVRLKHPHLLMG, encoded by the coding sequence ATGACCATCACCTTTATTGCACACTCCACGCCCGAACCTGCGTTGTACGGCGCGATGGCAGCGATACTTGCTGAACTCCGCGCGTTGCCGCTGTGTCACTTTCCCGTCAGTCATGATGCACAACGTTACCCGAATGCCCGTCAGCACGTCACGGCGCAGGGACACGCACTGACCAGCGGGCTGGTGTGGCTTGAGCGCCTGACCGGGCGCGGTGCGGGTGAAGAAACCGGCCTTGAATCCCTGATTTATCGGGCACTTAAAGAAGATATCGTCGTGCCATTGCGTGAGCCTTTATCCGCGGGTCTGGCGGCACAAATCGCTGAACACGGCATAGAAACTGAGTCACTGACCGTGGCGCGCAATCAGGATAAATTCCAGCTGGAAGATTGCGCGACCGGCAAAATTCGCAGTAACGGCTGGGGGCGCGATGCCTTCGGGCGCTGGGCGTTAGGCTCCGTTTCGCAGCCGGTAATGCGGGCAGGAAAAACACTGCGCGTGGCGCTGGTAGGCGATTTTGCCGAGCAACGCGACAGCTATCCGGCGATGCTGGCTGCACTGGGAGACGCCGCCGATGCACTGGCAATGAACATTGACGTGGTGTATGTGACAGCGGCGTTACTTGGCAGCCAGCTCGACTGCACGCTTTTCGACGTCGACGGCATTATTTTACCGGGCGCAACGTTAACGCAGGGCGATCATCAGGCCAGCGCGCTGGCGACTGCCGCCTGGGCACTGGAAAACCGCACGCCGGTGCTGGGCATCAATCAGGGAATGCATCAGATGGTGACGGCGCTGGGCCAGAAAGTGCTCGGACAGGATCGGGTGGTGATGCACGGCCCGTCAACGCTGGGCAGTCTGCAAACCGGTTTGCCGCTCGCCGAGCACGCGCAGCCACGTCCGGGGAATCATACGGTCATCACCCGCACCGGCAGCCTGCTGGCGAATAAAATGGGCGATGCGTTTACGCTGCGCTATAACCAGCGCCGCTATCTGAATCCGCATTTACTGGCAGAACTGGAAAGTACGGGATTGCGCATTACGGGGTATGACGAAAGCGGGGAACAGGCGCAGGTGGCAGAGCTGGACAATCATCCGTTCTTTCTCGGCGTTCAGGGACAACCGGAACTGATGTCACGTCGCGAGCGCCCGCATCCGCTGCTGATGGCGTTTCTGCAACAGGTGCGTCAGGGCAATCGTGACCGGGATGTCAGCCACGCGGCGCTGACCCAAAGCGTGCGGTTAAAGCATCCGCACCTGCTGATGGGCTGA
- the uraH gene encoding hydroxyisourate hydrolase, producing the protein MTRITTHILDTSLGQPAANVRVWLESLEGRNITLISETQTDADGRAAKLTPEPVASGHYRLCADIGAYFTATGRETLYHSAIIDVVIDGEQDHYHLPLLISPYSYSTYRGS; encoded by the coding sequence ATGACACGCATCACCACCCATATTCTCGATACGTCTTTGGGCCAGCCCGCGGCCAATGTGCGCGTCTGGCTGGAAAGCCTTGAAGGGCGGAACATCACGCTTATCAGCGAAACCCAAACCGATGCCGATGGCCGCGCCGCAAAATTAACGCCGGAACCGGTGGCTTCCGGGCATTACCGGTTGTGTGCGGATATTGGCGCGTATTTCACGGCAACGGGGCGCGAAACGCTGTATCACTCGGCGATCATTGATGTGGTGATCGACGGTGAGCAGGATCATTACCATCTGCCGCTGCTGATCAGTCCTTATTCTTATTCAACGTATCGCGGCAGTTAG